A stretch of DNA from Synergistaceae bacterium:
AAGTTGCCTTGCTTCATAAAGTGTCATTTTTCTAGCTCCTAATTTAAATCAATTCTTGTTGCTGTAAATTTAATATTTCCGTCGGCGTGTATCTCAATATCTCCGACACAGTTTATTTGCATTTTGTGATTCTTGCGGTCATAAATTATCTCTGTGCCGTCGTCATAAGTTGTTTTGCGAATGTCAACATCTCCGGCGGGGGGCTTGTTTGTGTCGTCATAGACTGAACAAAGCACGACTCCCGTTTCTAAGCCGTTGCCCATCATATTGCAATAAACGTGTTCGCCGATATCCAAATGTGCCTCATCGCGGTTCTTCTTTGAGTTCGATACAGCGACAGGAATCCACGCCGAGATTAAATTATCTTTATCAGGAAATTGAATCCTTGCCATATGTCTTTTTGCGTCATACGCCGAGACATAACCAAATCGCCCATGTGCGCCCTGTTCTGTGTTTTCGCTGGGCATGTTATCAGCCCCTTCTGTAGACATCAGTCCCAGTATAAACAAGCGGTTTATTTGTCCGTTACCCTGATTTGCGGCTGCCTTTCTTGCCTGATTTCTTGCTGCGTGATTCTTTCTTTGACTCGCCGCCCATGTTTAAATCTAGCTTAGTCGTATAAGAATCCCCAACACTATGAGTTGCTTTCTCAATAACATAATTGCCGTCAAAATTTCCAAATCCTGAAATAGTTATATTGCTAGCTCCGACAAATCTTAAATCTCCCATGAGAGTAATATTTGCGCTGATTTCTCTCTTGTTAGCGTCTCTAAGCCTTTTATCTGCGATTCTTTTCGCATCATCTTGATTATCGGCCTTCTGATTAATTTCGAGCATTCGGCCTGTACCTTCTGCCCTGTAAACGTCATCGCCCTCATATACCAGAGTCTTATTTTTCACAGGATCATGATATTGTAATTTTGCGCCTTTATAAGTCCCATTTGTCTTTGTTGAGAAGCTCCATTTTAGCAATTTCTTATCACCGAATGAAAGCTCCCCGACTGGCTCACGTGATTCGTATTCTTCTTCGTCATAGCAAACAAGCTGTGTATCAGTAACCTTTACCGCGATTCCATAATCACGGGCAAGACCTGAAAGAAATTCTAAATCTGAGACTTCCACCTGATCACGCCTCTCAAATTTAGGATCATCGGGACAATCCCAGAAAAGAGTCAGCCCGT
This window harbors:
- a CDS encoding phage baseplate assembly protein V codes for the protein MPSENTEQGAHGRFGYVSAYDAKRHMARIQFPDKDNLISAWIPVAVSNSKKNRDEAHLDIGEHVYCNMMGNGLETGVVLCSVYDDTNKPPAGDVDIRKTTYDDGTEIIYDRKNHKMQINCVGDIEIHADGNIKFTATRIDLN